TTGGCAATTACTCATGATAGTACACACATGGTGTAATATGGATTTTATATAtagctgaaaaatgaaacttAAAAGGCCCATTTTCTATTTACTTGACTTGTACATTTCATTACAGTGGGATAACGgggtttattttaattaaataagcaTTTTTAGTCACAGTTTATACAACAGCAAAAGCCATTCAGTCTTGATCCTGAATTTCTAGAAATAAATATGTCTTTTAAGTTTTGCTTTCTTagtgattttaaattgttttttaaaaaacccaaacaaaaaacaaataaaccagacATAGTCATCTCAAAGATAATCGCATAGTGTTCCAATCTTTGGTCATAATGTAGCTGcaatatttcacacattttgtgtcatAGTAGCAAAACAGTAGTTTAGAAATTAAAGATGACTGAATTCTATTTAGCTGTTTCTGTGTATCACTGTGTGCCATCTTTCAGTCACACTTATATACATCTTCAAAGGGTATACCTATATTTATGTACAATTACAATCCgctaaaaagagaaaacaaaacaatgtgatgCGTGCACtaaatttttttaaaggtaacaCAAGGAAATCAATGTTACAAAGGCTCAGATAAAAAACTCAAGAGCAGGATAAGTTCACAAGTCGTTTTGATAAGGTCAGTACACAGAGAAGTCTGAGTGCTCTGAGCAGAGATATTCAATAAAACTCTGACGTAATCAACAAAACTTAGTCACGCATTCGAAAACAGATACAAGGCAGAACTGGTGGAGAAACAGACcaactgaaacacactgcttaAATACACAAGGGGAGGAGGGTTAACAAGACACAGATGCAGGTAATGAGGGCGGGCAGATGATCAACACAGGTGGGGAGGAAGTGAAGTCACCTCAAAAGATGTCTGCAGTGTTAAGGctgtcttaaaaaaaatcaaaaatatcacTTAAAGAACAgtttcatttacattcacaaatGTTATATTTGGTAGTACAGGTCATGACTGTTATATCAGcgatgttttgtgtctttcgCATCATCATCCAGGAAATGTAGGTGTTTTTGTATCTTATGAGCCTTGCTTTGAAAATGCACCCAACCCAGTCACACATACAAGAGAATGCTAGTTAGCCACTTGGATTATAAAGCGATACAAAAaaacctaattaaaaatattaataataatgataatgataatgggAACTGACCTCTTATCTGCTCTATATTTAATGGGTtcaattcatccatccattcatccattcatccactcTCTCACCTACGGTCAAGAGTGtgcaatttacctaatccccatattgcatgtttttggactgtgggaggaagctggagaacccggagttcacacaatgagcaagcacaaggcatcagtggagagaaaaaaaacagaagaagacatttcttacagaaccagactcaaagatgtgcagccatctgccaaGTCAGGTTGGggggaaaggaaaaatgggggacagaggagagaaaagacaagagggaggtgaggtagagaaagagaaaagaacagtgtctctgacagagagacactgaaAATGTAGCTAAGATAAGATCTTGCGCAATACAGTGTCAATCATTGAATTTTATGACTTCTTCCTCTTATAAACTTAACAAGGTGTTGCTAACATTCGCCGCACATGGCATTTTTCTCATCCACACCCGTTGTCCACATCAGATCTTGGGTGTTGGGTTCTTCATAGCCCAAAGTGAGGGTgtgcaaacatgcacacatgttgAGCTCACATAATAACTGTGGGAAGAGAGAAGGTGTCATGCCATGATCTGATAAGCGCTGTCTTTAAAATCCCTCAGCCTGAGCGTCCGAGGAGACACTCGAGAGATAAACCGACACACAATGCCGCCGCTTCTACTGCTGCTCCTTCCCGTCCTGAGTCCTGCTTTGGCCTGGATTGTAAGTGACTTTTGCTTCCCTCTCATGTGAATAAACGTGATGATATCTAAGGATATTTATTACAACTAACTTTAATTATGGTGGGATTTTGTTTGCAGCCAGTGGAGGATTGGGAGTCCGGCAATGTGACTGCATCAGTGGGCGACTCGGGCCAGTGTGTTTGTCAAGTGTATTTGCCCGACACCACGTTCCCTGCTGACCGAGTTCAGCACATGCAAGAAGTCAACATGGACATGATGGTGGAAGTGAACATACAAAAGAACAAGGTGCAGTATAAGTCTGACAATTAGACTGATGACTGCAAACATATGTCACGGTTAAAAACGTCATCATTACggcttatgttgtttttttttgtagttggTGAGCTATCAGGGTAAAGTGGAGATCTATTTGGAAGAACTGAAGAACCTGACTGTTCGTGTGGTCATGCTCCAGACCAATGCTGACGACTACATCAAACTGGACTTTGAGCTGCTCAGGATTGAGCTCAGAGAGTTCGAGGCTCTGGTGTCGCAGCTCAAATTCTCCCTCAACTCCTCCTCGCCGTTGTTCGACAGTCTGTATACTGAggtgaaaaaaacccaacaacccTGTTTTTGAACCTCCACTTCATAGTAGTTCTTCGTCGTCATGATACTGGATTTCTCTTTGACCAACGTGTTTATTTCCAGATTCGAAACATGACGCTCATCGTGAACCAACTGGAGACGTATGACAAGAGCAACCTTCAAGTGATCCGCATTGAGTTTGCTAAGCTGCAGAAGAAGCTGCAGGATTGCCAGAAGGAGCAAGAGTTCAGCAATCCCGATATCGGTAAGGCAGCAAATCAGAAGGCCGAAGATAATGTGTTTACAATGCCAGTCATTTATGCtttattttgggttttttttcaggcAACTGCAATCACACAGGAATCATAAGCGTCAGCAAACCAACAGTGGTTCAACTAAATGGTCATCTGAGTAGCAGTTATGTTTATGGGGTCTGGGGAAGAGACTCCAAACCCAATCGTGGCTACGAGTCCCTGCACTTCTTTGGTGCATACAGCGCTCCCCATGTGTATGACCTCTATTTGTACACTAGCTATGAAAAGCTGATTCTGAGAAATCTTTTCAAACATTATGACCTGCCATCCGAGTGGGTCGGTACCGGTGACAATTACATTCTTCGCGGCCACGCCATATATTACCAGCACAACTCACCCTTCAGTATGACCAAGCTGAATCTGACGACTGGAAAATACGATTACAGAGTCATTGCAGCTGCCAGTACGGCGTTCTCGTACAGATACTCAGAAAATCAAAATATCGACTTTGCAGCGGACGAAAACGGCTTGTGGGTGATGTATGCGTCACACGCTAGCATGGGTAAAATAGTCCTCGCAAAGGTAGATGAACACTCATTTGGCATCACGGAGGAGTGGAACACTGGCGCCTACAAGCAGTTGGCGGGCAACGCTTTCATGGCCTGTGGAGTCATGTATGTCACCCGGTCAGTAGATCTGAACACAGAGGAGATCTATTACGCCTACGACACCAAGACAAAGCAGGAGAAACTCCTTAACATCCAGTTCAACAAGTTCCAGGAGCAATACAGCAGCCTGGACTACAACCCCATTGATCAGAAGCTCTACATGTACAACAACGGCTACTATGTGGCCTACAACGTGAAGTTTAACAGAGTTTAACTCCTCCCTGTCGCGATCGCCCGTATTGTGATTGATACGACTGATCTGCTTTGTCACAAAAGCTccttccatttctttttttcctgaataAAATCAAACTGAAGCATTCAaatgcatgttctctccgtgtgtttATTCATGGAAATATGAAAGACTGTGTTCGACCCAATATGACGACTAATAAAACCTTTCGTTTTCATATCACTGTCACTGTTTATATATGGAAAAGGTTGGACGCCATAG
This genomic interval from Solea solea chromosome 18, fSolSol10.1, whole genome shotgun sequence contains the following:
- the LOC131444896 gene encoding olfactomedin-4-like; the encoded protein is MPPLLLLLLPVLSPALAWIPVEDWESGNVTASVGDSGQCVCQVYLPDTTFPADRVQHMQEVNMDMMVEVNIQKNKLVSYQGKVEIYLEELKNLTVRVVMLQTNADDYIKLDFELLRIELREFEALVSQLKFSLNSSSPLFDSLYTEIRNMTLIVNQLETYDKSNLQVIRIEFAKLQKKLQDCQKEQEFSNPDIGNCNHTGIISVSKPTVVQLNGHLSSSYVYGVWGRDSKPNRGYESLHFFGAYSAPHVYDLYLYTSYEKLILRNLFKHYDLPSEWVGTGDNYILRGHAIYYQHNSPFSMTKLNLTTGKYDYRVIAAASTAFSYRYSENQNIDFAADENGLWVMYASHASMGKIVLAKVDEHSFGITEEWNTGAYKQLAGNAFMACGVMYVTRSVDLNTEEIYYAYDTKTKQEKLLNIQFNKFQEQYSSLDYNPIDQKLYMYNNGYYVAYNVKFNRV